gggcaGGACGGTTCggagggggggggtctgggagatggggcagagtTGGGGGCCTGTGGcgggaggggaggtggggatggtgggggAGGGTGGGGCTTGCAGGGTGTGGGGGTGGGCGTATCCCAtcgcggggtggggggagtgaggaTGTGGGCGTGTCCTGGGGAGGGTCCCAAGCCACGGTGGGGGGGGCTTATACAGGTGGGGCAGCCCCACCCCTTAAAACGaattgttggggggggggggggagggtgtgaGTAAGAGGGAAGGAGTGGGCGGGTGGGTGTGTTCCAGTGGGCGGGGCTGCAGAGGGGCGTGTCCCcccaagccccgccccctccccagctccaggcCGACCTGCAGCGGCGGCTGCGCGAGGACCCCGACTTCTCCCCCCGGCGCTTCCCCAACGCCCACCGGGCTTTCAACGAGGGTCCCCCCGCGGCCCCACCCAATAAAGGCTCCGCCCCCtggccccccccggccgggcTCCACCCCCACACGCTCTCGTTGctttttcaccttttatttgcttttttcagggtggtttttttttttgcaaacgaaagttggttttttttttttttttttttcgtttttaAACGTTTCTTTAACAAACGGGCcgcagcccggggggggggggaccggggggggggcgggggtcgGAGCACGCCCTTAAGAGGGGCGGGCTTCACCCCACAgccggggggctggggagggggggggttggCCCCCCCGAGTCGAGTCGGTCTCTCGCCCCCATGGATTCATCCCTATGTACAgcgcctgcccccccccacccccccaccccacataAATAggggggccccccccgggggtcaCTGAGGACGCTGGgggggccgcggccccgggggcTCCAGGGCggggggcagcccccggggggggccccaGGCACCGGGGGGGCGTCGCGgccccggcggcagcgggggaggggcggcccgcgggggggggggcccgcggGGGGGagggcccggggcgggggcgccccgggaggaggggggggctcCGAGGGGCGTCCGCGCCCCCCCCGCGCCTCGGGGCGTCCCCCGGGGGGGCCGAagggccgggcgggggggccACCAGCCGccccaggggcaggaggggcaggggcggggcgggcggccccggcggccccCCGAAATTCACGACGGGCGGCACCGGAGACTCCAccacgggcagcagcatctgggggggcggggcagggcggagTTATGGGGCGGGGCCTGGCCCCTGGGTGGGGCGGGGCTCAGCCCGGAGGGGCGGGGCCTAcctgctggaagctgctctgTCCCTGCCCGTAGAAGTCAGAGGGCGGAGTCAGCTCCTGCCGCACCTGCGGGGCGGGGTTGGCTGAAGGGGCGGGGCTTGGCTCAGGCTcagccccccccatccccacatGGGGTTGTCCTGCCCAGCAACCGCCCCGCCCATCTCCCCGCCCACTGCTGCCCTAGCCCCGCCCACTActccaccccccacccaccgTAGCCGCCCCCTTTACCTACAGCCccgcccacccccagccccgcctCCCACTGCCCCGCCCACCGCTGCCATCACCCATTTCCCAACCCAGCGCCACAGCCCCCCCCTGTAGCCCCGCCCCTCCAAAAAACCCCGCCCTCCCGCCTCTCTGAAAATCCCGCCCCCTCGCAGCCCCGCCCCTCACCTGGAGCAGGGGGGGGTCGGGGCAGAAGGGGGGGCTGTAgaggaagggggggcgggggggtagagcagccccccggcccccccccagcttggCCAGGTCGGGCCCCCCCATGGGCGGGAACTCCACGAAGGGGCCCttgagggggaggggggggagcccCGCCCCCGCCACGAACAccggcctgggggggggggcaaaaatggggaggggggtcGCAGAGGGTGTCGCCCCCcaacacccacccccccccccatccagccgagggggggggggggggtcagcccCACGCCgctgcggggcgggcggggctgcgggggcgggGGTGTGGGGCGTGGCCCCCCCTACCTGTAGGGGTTCAGGGAGGGGGTCCCTGGGCGGAAGCTGCTGCCGGTGCCCAGCTGGGACTCCAcgggggtgctggggacctggggggggggagagcaggggggGGTCAGCCCCACCGTGACCCACAAGTGTCCCCAGGGGGCCCCTCTCCGCCCCACAAGTGACGCTGGGGCCgtgcactgcccccccccccccccaaaaacacgTATTTCCAGCTCCCCTGACCTGCCGCGTGCCccgccccagcacccccccccccaacacccgcgacctgccccccgccccccataCCTGCTACCCaagacccccagcacccccccccccgcccccgtaACTGCCCCCCAAGTGCCGCCAGGAGCCCAGACTCgccccacacccccccaccccccccccggccccataCCTGACCCacggcgccggccccgccgtAGAAGAGCTCAGGGTAGAGGCGCTGGCCGGgtccgggggggtccccgggggggagCCGGGCCTTTGGGCTCggggggccgggctgggggggcctcGGGGccgccgtggggctgggggccccCCCCGGGCAGCACCTCCCAGTCCCGGGGGGCAGCGTCGAgctgggacacacacacacagacacgaCAGAGTGAACCCCGGTGTGCgggcccccccaaatcccccccccccgccccaaaaccCCGCTGCCCCCTTACCCCCtcggtggcggggggggggcagcgccTCCTTCTCATTCTTCCCCACGGCGCTGCCGCGGCGACGGGAGTCGCTCTCGGGGGGGGGCGCCCAGGCTTCCGGCCCCCCCGTCGCCCCCGTGGTGGTGGGTGGGGGGACCCAAGTGTCtggcccccccccggggaacGCCGACGTCCGGGCCCCCCGGCCCGGTTCCTCGGGGGGGGCTTTGGCTTTCTCGGCGCGCTGGGAGCGCTCGGTGCCGATGGGGTccgggggggccgcggggggggtGCAGacctgggcggggggggggggggcgggtgaGGAGGGGGGTCtgacaccacccccccccccccccccatttttggGGTCTCCCCGGTACCTTCTTGTCCTCGCGGGGGGCAGGCGGCGTCTCTGCTCCTTGGGCccctcggggaggggggggcccgGCTGCCCGCCGTcccggctgcccccccccgcggcgggggggggggctggggcttTAAGCCCCCCGTCGGGGGAGCTGCGCTGGCTGCAGGCGGCCGAGGACGACTGCGAGTCCCCGCTCAGCTCCACGCCGCTGTCCGACTGGCtcatctgggggggggggggggcgcaaaATCGAGGGAGGGGCCGTCAGGGGGTGAGGGGACCCCCAAAGCGGGGCTGGgcccccccccctgccccaccccaccccccccccagcctcaccTCGGTGCTGGCCACGTCCTCGAAGGCGCCGAGGGGCTCGATCCAGGCCTGGCCGGGGGCGAAAGGCTTTCGGGCGGCACCTGAGAGGGAAGGACAAGGGGTGAGGGGAGGGGCTCTGtacgtgtccccccccccccccagtacctTCCCAGTGCCTTACTGGTCTGCAGGCGGTTCCAGATGTGGGGGCTCAGCCCCTCGGCCGGGCCCGTCCTCCCCCGCGGCTCCCCCGGCCCGTCCTGCTTGGGGTCCCCAAAGCCGGGGCAGCccagggggtcctggggggggggcagcggggggtgGGGTCAGTgtggggggtggcagggagcaagacaccccaccaccccccccctcctcagGGACCCCCCCGCAACTCACCTCCTGCTTGCGGGGCCGCTCGCGGCGCTTGGCCAAGAAGCCGCCGACCACGGGGACGTCGCGGAGGGCGGCCATGGGGCGCAGCGGCTCCGGCGGCTCCAGGAAGGGCGgctcgggggctggggggagacGGGGGGGGCGAAggtgtggggtgggaggggagcgggggggggggggcagccccaggggagctggggggcaaGAGGGGGACGTGGGGCTGCCAGCAGGtagttgtggggcagggggggcggctggggggCACGAGAGCACAAGGGGGACTGCCGTGGGGCAGGAGAAAAGAACAGGGACTGCCGTGGGGCAGCCACGGGGCAGAAGAGGTGAATGGGGACCgctgtggggcagctgtggggcaggagaggagaaggggggactgctgtggggcaggagaggagaaggggggaCTGCCATGGGGCAGAAGAATAGAAGGGGGACTGCCGTGGggcagaagaataaaaaggggactgctgtggggcaggatgagctgtggggcaggagatCAGGGGGGACTGCCGTGGGGCAGAAGAATAGAACGGGGATGGccatggggcaggagaggagaaggggaactgccgtggggcaggagaggagaacGGGGACGGCCGtggggcaggagagaaggggaactgccgtggggcaggagaggagaagggggaCTGCTATGGGGCAGAAGAATAGAAGGGGGACGGCCGtggggcaggagagaagggggaCGGCCGTGGGGCAGGAGATCAGGGGGGACTGCCGTGGGGCAGAAGAATAGAACGGGGACGGCCgtgaggcaggagaggagaaggggaactgccgtggggcaggagaggagaagggggacggccgtggggcaggagagaagggggaCGGCCGTGGGGCAGCCGCGCGCTCGCGTCACCGTCACCGCCGGGTCGTACCTGCTCCGAGGCCGGGGGTCCCGCGGGGCTCGTAGGGTGGcaggggcagggcgggggggcaggggggcaggcCGGGGGCAGGGGGCCCCCCCCCCTTGCtgtggggcggggcggggcggggccgggcccccAGCTGGGCGAGGGCGCGGCGGATCCCGCCCGGGTCACTGGGCACCACCCGGTCCAGGCGGAAGACGGCCGAGGCcgagggggggggcggcagcgcCAGCCCCGGGGTCGGCTCCTCCGCGTtacggctggggggggggaagagggggtgagggggggtccctgccctgccccgagcccccccaaccccccccagcccagtgtcAGCCCCCAGAACTCCCCCAAAACACCACTTCCCCCTCCCTGtctcccccaacccccccccgtAACCCCCCCAGCGGCTCCCAACACCCAACTGACCCCCCCTGAACCTTCCTACACCCCCCGggagacccccccagccccatttctccccccccaaccccttcccCCCCAATTTATCCtgttccccccccagccccatttctcccccccaacccccttccccccaatttatcctgttccccccccccagccccatttaTCCCCCCATTTTACCCCCCCAGCCACCTTCCCCCCCAATTATCCTGTtcgccccccccagccccatttctccccccccaacccccttcccccccaatttatcctgttcccccccccagccccatttaTCCCCCCGtttccccccccagccacctTCCCCTCCCAGTTATCCCCCCCCGTTctacccccccagccccatttaTCCCCCTGACAAAAAACCtacttacccccccccccaggacccccccaaccccattcccccccccccccccccccaactcaccTGCGGTTTTTGGGCGAAGGCCAccccctcttctcccctcctcggccgccggcccccccggctcctcccgctcctcctcctcctcctcggccgCCCCCGctccggccgcccccccccgcaccgctgccggggggggggttgctgccgccgccgccgctgccgttgggggtcccggcccccccggcccccccggtCCGCCGTCCCGGCCGCTCGGCCCCCGGCCGTTGGCTGGAAAAGCTTCTCTTGGAGAGCTCCTTGCGCTGGGCCAGGCTGAGCTCGGCCGGGGGGGGTCGAGCCGGGGGGGGGCTCTGCGCGGGGGGGCCCCCGGGGGCCGGCTCCCGCTcggcccccccccggcgctCGCCCACGTCGCTGCTCTCCGAGGCCGTCTCCCACTCCTCGTTGGCCTGGTCCGAGTTGTGGTTGGAGAGGTCGGGGGAGcgggcgccgggggggggccgcccgcgggctggggggggtcccgctTCCtccggggggggcggcggcggcggcggggggggcggcggcggggcggccccccccagcctggccgCCTGCTCCTGCTTCAGGCGGCGGAAGCGGGGGggcttgtcctgctgctgggctcggccgtgccgccgccgccgggggggccgctccgcgccgccccccccgcccttgGGGGGGTCGTGGCTCTCGGCCGCCTTCTCCTTCTCGGGGGCGTCCGCCTTCTTGCCGGGGGGGCTCCAgccgccgggggggggccgcccgcccgccgcagcccccccccctcctcctcctcctcctcggccgCGGCGCGAAGGCACCCCCCGGGGGGTGAAGAcgcggccgcggccccccccggccccgggctcggccaggcggggcgggggggggaagcgggggggcaggccgggggcggggggggccggcccggcggggggggcCTCCTTGTCGCTGTCGAGGGTCTCGGAGCCCGTCTCGGAGCCGCGCTGGCGGCGCCGGGGGGGCACCTCCTCGTACTCGGAGCCCTCGCTGCGGGTCTCGCTGCCCCCCCgcgccggggggggcggcgggggcggcggggggggcggctggggggcggccgggggggccgggggggggccggcgcCCCCggcccccttcccctcctcgggCCGGTAGAAGGGGTCCCCCCGGTAGCTGCGGAACTCGCGGCTgcggccgcggcccccccccgccccccgcccccgccccccgtAAGCCCCCCGaaagccccggccccgggcgaAGTACTCCCCTCGCCCCCCcgggcgcgcccccgccccCCGAAGCCGCCCCCCCGCTCGTAGGCGGCCTCGCGGCGCCGGCGggacggggaccccccccccgccgccgccgccgccccccccgcccccccgtccttcgcggggggggggccggcgcCGTTGAGGGCCGGCTTGGTcttggggggccggggggggtctttggcggggggctcgggggctttggggcgggggggctcctccgccgccgggccccccTCGTCTTTGGGGGGGGGCTTCTTGATggggccggcgcggcgggggggctTCTCGGGGGGTTcttcggggggggggcggcgggggccggcggggcgggggcccCAGCGGGTCTCCGTCCGCGGGCCgcccccaccccgggggggtTTGTGGGGGTCgtgaggggggcgggggggccgctCGGGGCGCCGGGACCCCCCCTCCTCCTTGGggggcccccccgcccccgccggcgcCTCCTCcttggggggctggaggggctcggcggcgggcggctTTTTGGGGGCCTCCTTGAAGGGGGGCCGGGGGGTGCtggcggtgggggggggcggctccgggggggccccccctccccctgggCGGGGGgttcggggcggggggcggcggggggcagggCCAGGCCGGTGGGCcagggggggccgggccgggggggctcCTCGCCGGGGGGGAAGCGGTGCAGAGGGGGGGGCCCCCCATTTTCAGCAAAGGCCGGGTAGGCGCCGGCGTATggggggggagccccggggTCCCGCAGGCGGACGGGGGGCGTCTCGCTCCTgggggggcggcaggggggtgggagtcagtggggggggggccggcacccccagcccctctcgctaaccccccccccaaaaagcaacCCCCTTCCCCACTCACCTGAGCCCCTTCTCGTCCTCCTCGGGGGGCCGcaggggggagggcagggccCGCGGTTCGGGGGGGGCAAAGGTGTCGCCCCCCCACGGCAGTTTGGGGTCCCCCGGAGGGGTCCC
Above is a genomic segment from Buteo buteo chromosome 32, bButBut1.hap1.1, whole genome shotgun sequence containing:
- the PRRC2A gene encoding LOW QUALITY PROTEIN: protein PRRC2A (The sequence of the model RefSeq protein was modified relative to this genomic sequence to represent the inferred CDS: deleted 4 bases in 2 codons), with the protein product MSDRPAARGREGRRYACLSLCESYRGRALESPRAPAAPRHGLQSLGKVAARRMPPPANLPSLKAENKGNDPNVSLVPKDGSGWASRQEPPDPKSSEPSAAPPPQSPSPPVSQTPAAASQAKRAPAAPENPPTPASGAKSWAQASGTHAAHADGGKGPILPARFSREEFPTLQAAGDPERAGRERDAADASSGPAPSPRPTGGSWRDGGGRGAEDPPTDGGGLQPAGPPHFPPYRGMMPPFMYPPYLPFPPPYGPQGPYRYPEAQRFPRLAGPRGPQPPQRGSEAPARPPVLKQDDLKEFDELDQENDEGWAGAHEEVDYTEKLKFSDEEDGKDSDEEAAEEGKENEASPSGEAKKPPKEEPPPKSSPPEGPKEPPPPPAPPAPQPRPPPPPPNRGSWAQPNDFPDEDEAWRQRRRQSSSEISAAVERARRRREAEERRMQEERRAACAEKLKRLDERFGAPERRPRHDVPRQGPPPATATAAAAVTAAAPPEPPALPAEPPAAPQPPEEQREEEEEEEEEEEPTPSGAGGAQSAAAEPPPPPEAPQEPPEEPPLPPPPAPPAATTAAAPPKGEPKGEGGAPPPRQPPPAQPLSYPKYQKSLPPRFQRQQQEQLLKQQQQWQQQHGPPPAPPPGPPSLGALGAGVHPPGGAPPAAPPPPPGPPKALFASSMGRPPPLPQMNFDPRWMMIPPYMDPRMMQGRPPPVDFYPPGVHPSGLLPRERSDSGGSGSEPFERPPPLLRERGTPPGDPKLPWGGDTFAPPEPRALPSPLRPPEEDEKGLRSETPPVRLRDPGAPPPYAGAYPAFAENGGPPPLHRFPPGEEPPRPGPPWPTGLALPPAAPRPEPPAQGEGGPPRPPPPTASTPRPPFKEAPKKPPAAEPLQPPKEEAPAGAGGPPKEEGGSRRPERPPRPPHDPHKPPRGGGGPRTETRWGPRPAGPRRPPPEEPPEKPPRRAGPIKKPPPKDEGGPAAEEPPRPKAPEPPAKDPPRPPKTKPALNGAGPPPAKDGGAGGAAAAAGGGSPSRRRREAAYERGGGFGGRGRARGRGEYFARGRGFRGAYGGRGRGAGGGRGRSREFRSYRGDPFYRPEEGKGAGGAGPPPAPPAAPQPPPPPPPPPPPARGGSETRSEGSEYEEVPPRRRQRGSETGSETLDSDKEAPPAGPAPPAPGLPPRFPPPPRLAEPGAGGGRGRVFTPRGVPSRRGRGGGGGGGGAAAGGRPPPGGWSPPGKKADAPEKEKAAESHDPPKGGGGGAERPPRRRRHGRAQQQDKPPRFRRLKQEQAARLGGAAPPPPPPPPPPPPPEEAGPPPARGRPPPGARSPDLSNHNSDQANEEWETASESSDVGERRGGAEREPAPGGPPAQSPPPARPPPAELSLAQRKELSKRSFSSQRPGAERPGRRTGGAGGAGTPNGSGGGGSNPPPGSGAGGGGRSGGGRGGGGGAGGAGGAGGRGGEKRGWPSPKNRSRNAEEPTPGLALPPPPSASAVFRLDRVVPSDPGGIRRALAQLGARPRPAPPHSKGGGPPAPGLPPCPPALPLPPYEPRGTPGLGAAPEPPFLEPPEPLRPMAALRDVPVVGGFLAKRRERPRKQEDPLGCPGFGDPKQDGPGEPRGRTGPAEGLSPHIWNRLQTSAARKPFAPGQAWIEPLGAFEDVASTEMSQSDSGVELSGDSQSSSAACSQRSSPDGGLKAPAPPPAAGGGSRDGGQPGPPLPEGPKEQRRRLPPARTRRSAPPPRPPRTPSAPSAPSAPRKPKPPPRNRAGGPGRRRSPGGGQTLGSPHPPPRGRRGGRKPGRPPPRATPVAAAAPWGRMRRRRCPPPATEGLDAAPRDWEVLPGGGPQPHGGPEAPPARPPEPKGPAPPRGPPRTRPAPLP